The following are encoded in a window of Mycobacterium vicinigordonae genomic DNA:
- a CDS encoding DUF3533 domain-containing protein, with protein MSSTQPRHAAPRPDRNTKSLRTVRFWLAPIVITAAFLAALSALYLGGILNPTTNLRHFPIAVVNQDAGPYGKMIADGLVSAVDKDKFDIRVLSQADAKQQLDRAQVYGEMVIPPGFSLKVRDLGESALTANRAERPTIIVLTNPRAGTLGASIAGQTLTRAATTANSRMGERLSADVIAQAGGAPMAGAAVLALNSPIEIKSDVYNPLPNGTGNGLSAFYYALLLLLAGFTGSVVVSTLVDSMLGYVPAEFGPVYRFAEQVRISRFVTLLIKWGMMVILALLTSGIYLLIAEKLGMPVTLGRQLWLYGVFAITAVGVTSSSLIAVFGSMGLLVSMLIFVILGLPSAGATVPLEAVPSLFRWLAEFEPMHQVFLGVRSLVYLNGHGDAGLSQALSMTAIGLVIGLLLGGIVTHLYDRKGFHRIQGAIEHAIAAEHQAAHQARAKTRVNDKESSLAPEAEPETKDAEPETKEPELASESVTAPESSSEQT; from the coding sequence ATGTCTTCCACCCAGCCCCGACACGCAGCACCCAGACCCGACCGCAACACGAAGTCGCTTCGGACGGTGCGGTTCTGGTTGGCGCCCATCGTCATCACGGCGGCGTTTCTGGCCGCACTGTCCGCGCTCTACCTGGGCGGCATCCTGAATCCGACCACCAACCTGCGACATTTCCCGATCGCTGTGGTCAACCAGGATGCCGGGCCCTACGGAAAGATGATCGCCGACGGCCTGGTGTCCGCCGTCGATAAGGACAAATTCGACATTCGGGTGCTGTCCCAGGCTGACGCCAAACAGCAATTGGACCGGGCCCAAGTGTATGGGGAGATGGTGATTCCACCTGGGTTCTCGCTGAAGGTGCGTGATCTCGGTGAGAGCGCGCTGACTGCCAATCGCGCGGAGCGACCGACGATCATCGTCTTGACCAATCCGCGAGCGGGCACGTTGGGCGCGAGCATCGCCGGACAAACCCTGACCCGCGCCGCCACAACCGCGAATAGCCGGATGGGCGAACGACTTTCGGCTGATGTTATAGCTCAAGCGGGCGGCGCCCCCATGGCCGGCGCGGCGGTGCTCGCTTTGAACAGTCCGATCGAGATCAAGTCGGACGTCTACAACCCGCTGCCCAATGGCACCGGAAATGGCTTGTCGGCCTTCTACTATGCGCTGCTACTACTGCTGGCCGGCTTCACCGGTAGCGTCGTGGTCAGCACCCTGGTCGACTCGATGCTCGGTTATGTACCCGCCGAATTCGGGCCGGTATACCGCTTCGCCGAGCAGGTGCGGATCTCACGGTTCGTCACGCTGCTGATCAAGTGGGGAATGATGGTGATCCTGGCGTTGCTCACGTCGGGTATCTATCTGCTGATCGCGGAGAAGCTCGGCATGCCCGTGACGCTGGGACGGCAACTGTGGCTCTACGGGGTGTTCGCCATCACCGCGGTGGGTGTCACCTCGAGTTCGCTGATCGCGGTGTTCGGCTCGATGGGACTGCTGGTCAGCATGCTGATCTTTGTCATCCTCGGGCTGCCGTCGGCGGGTGCGACGGTGCCTCTGGAGGCAGTGCCGTCGTTGTTCCGCTGGCTCGCCGAGTTCGAACCGATGCACCAGGTGTTCCTGGGCGTGCGCTCGCTGGTCTATCTCAACGGACACGGCGACGCCGGGTTGTCCCAGGCGCTGTCGATGACGGCAATCGGCCTGGTGATCGGGCTGTTGCTGGGCGGCATTGTCACCCACCTCTATGACCGCAAGGGATTCCACCGGATTCAGGGGGCGATCGAGCATGCGATCGCCGCCGAACACCAGGCCGCGCACCAGGCCCGGGCGAAGACGCGGGTAAACGACAAAGAGAGTTCACTGGCACCCGAAGCCGAACCCGAGACCAAAGATGCCGAGCCCGAAACTAAGGAGCCCGAGCTCGCGTCCGAGTCCGTTACCGCACCCGAAAGCTCAAGCGAACAAACGTAA
- a CDS encoding phosphodiester glycosidase family protein, translated as MLPPGPKGLSVLTPSAVVRRLTASCAALALCVALASTTGQPVARAADARELLEQAIANTKGTYLVYNFGGGHPMPAIDGSGHAYEMNNGGHLMIIKQASNRLQPHLLVDTHQGDQARCENNAGARTGEGLWQASEVYTPLQAWARMGQPTIAINANFFDVRGQKGGSWRETGCSSPLGAFVDNTRGQGRANQAVTGTVAYPGKQGLSGGNESWTSLTTMIIPVGGAPYVLRPKGREDYDLATPVIADLLNKNAKFVAVAGIGLLSPGNISQLHDGGPSAARTALAYNKQKDEMYIFEGGNYTPDNIQDLFRGLGSDTAILLDGGGSSAIVLRRDTGGMWAGAGSPKGSCDTRQVLCDSHERALPSWLAFN; from the coding sequence TTGCTTCCCCCCGGGCCGAAAGGGCTTTCCGTGCTGACGCCATCTGCCGTCGTGCGCAGGCTGACGGCAAGCTGTGCCGCCCTCGCACTATGCGTCGCCCTGGCGAGCACCACCGGGCAGCCCGTCGCACGTGCCGCTGACGCCCGAGAACTCCTCGAGCAAGCCATCGCTAACACCAAGGGCACATACCTGGTCTACAACTTCGGCGGCGGCCACCCGATGCCCGCCATCGACGGCTCGGGCCATGCGTACGAGATGAACAACGGCGGCCACCTGATGATCATCAAACAGGCGTCCAACCGTCTGCAGCCACACCTATTGGTCGACACCCACCAGGGCGACCAGGCCCGCTGCGAGAACAACGCGGGCGCCCGCACCGGCGAGGGCCTGTGGCAAGCCAGCGAGGTATATACGCCACTGCAGGCCTGGGCGCGGATGGGTCAGCCCACCATTGCGATCAACGCCAACTTCTTCGACGTCCGCGGCCAGAAGGGCGGCTCCTGGCGCGAAACCGGTTGCAGTTCGCCACTGGGCGCCTTCGTGGACAACACCCGCGGACAGGGTCGCGCCAATCAGGCGGTCACCGGTACCGTCGCCTACCCGGGCAAGCAGGGGCTGTCTGGGGGCAACGAATCGTGGACGTCGCTGACGACGATGATCATCCCGGTAGGTGGCGCCCCATATGTGCTGCGGCCCAAAGGAAGAGAAGACTACGACCTCGCCACCCCGGTGATCGCGGACCTGCTCAATAAGAACGCCAAGTTCGTCGCGGTGGCCGGCATCGGCCTGCTTTCGCCGGGCAACATCAGCCAGCTGCACGACGGCGGGCCCAGCGCGGCCCGGACCGCGCTGGCCTACAACAAGCAGAAAGACGAGATGTACATATTCGAGGGTGGCAACTACACCCCCGATAACATCCAGGACCTGTTCCGTGGGCTGGGCAGCGACACCGCAATCCTGCTCGACGGCGGTGGCTCGTCAGCGATCGTGCTGCGCCGAGATACCGGCGGAATGTGGGCCGGCGCGGGCTCGCCGAAAGGTTCCTGCGACACCCGGCAAGTGCTCTGCGATTCGCACGAACGGGCCCTGCCCAGCTGGCTGGCCTTCAACTAG
- a CDS encoding pirin family protein has protein sequence MPVDIRRAADRAVTTTDWLQSRHSFSFGDHYDPHDTHFGLLLVNNDDIVAAGTGFATHQHRDMEILTWVLEGELTHQDSTGTRGVIYPGLAQRMSAGSGILHSETNDSTTQAVHFIQMWVIPDEAPITPSYQQDEVDNQLANVGLVTVASGIPGRDGALTLHNRAAALHVARLRAGDTITLPDAPYLHVFVARGDTRLEDGPELTGGDAARLTDSGGRRLNAEHTAEVLVWEMHAKLGG, from the coding sequence GGCCGTCACCACTACGGATTGGCTGCAATCGCGGCATTCTTTCTCGTTCGGCGACCACTACGATCCGCACGACACCCACTTCGGCCTGCTGCTGGTGAACAACGACGACATCGTCGCTGCCGGCACTGGGTTCGCCACCCATCAACACCGTGACATGGAGATCCTCACCTGGGTATTGGAAGGCGAACTGACGCATCAGGATTCGACGGGTACCCGCGGCGTCATCTACCCCGGCCTGGCCCAGCGGATGTCCGCGGGCAGCGGCATCCTGCACTCGGAGACAAACGATTCCACCACGCAGGCAGTGCATTTCATCCAGATGTGGGTTATTCCCGACGAGGCGCCGATCACACCGAGCTACCAGCAGGACGAAGTCGACAATCAGCTGGCCAACGTCGGCTTGGTCACTGTCGCCTCCGGCATTCCCGGCCGCGACGGCGCCCTCACCTTGCACAACCGCGCCGCGGCGCTCCACGTGGCACGGCTACGTGCGGGCGATACCATTACCCTGCCTGATGCGCCCTACCTGCATGTTTTCGTAGCCCGAGGAGACACCCGCCTCGAGGACGGCCCCGAGCTGACCGGCGGAGATGCGGCCCGGCTCACCGATTCGGGCGGTCGGCGCCTCAACGCCGAACACACCGCAGAAGTACTGGTCTGGGAGATGCACGCAAAGCTGGGTGGCTGA